Proteins encoded by one window of Sphingosinicella sp. BN140058:
- a CDS encoding phosphatase PAP2 family protein, which produces MNGGTTRPLYDLPGEDRFSQVEPAAGYWNHCPILNSLSTREIRDEVGSAPQYPESPAAELQILRELNSHRDDAGFLAADTRNPLSSFLTDPRYFRFAPAGAVLRAGARGGAKPIETGLELATLFEAETPGLWHRHVLNVLFDPRDPTGPASLSPPRQALVWAALDLAISNALIAAWYYKWLRGDEEQRIKYRPRPYELDHSFDVLFSSRPMFNADGFFVDRDPAVPRDLPNPSPGTPRHPAYPSGHSTYSAAASEVLACLFPDFRDDFEKLANNIGWARLWGGVHWLSDHTFGQQVGLAVARLIIEQLNATGIGERSSAPLNPPTPDTVERDASAFARSCDSAISEFRNGVWRRDQVHSIQNLV; this is translated from the coding sequence ATGAACGGCGGAACGACAAGACCCCTATACGACCTTCCAGGAGAAGACCGGTTTTCGCAGGTCGAGCCCGCCGCTGGCTATTGGAATCACTGCCCAATCCTGAACTCGTTATCGACTCGCGAAATCCGAGATGAGGTCGGCTCTGCGCCGCAATACCCGGAGAGTCCTGCTGCAGAACTTCAGATTTTGCGAGAATTGAATTCCCATAGAGATGATGCAGGATTTTTGGCTGCCGACACTCGGAATCCGCTCAGCTCCTTTCTGACGGACCCCAGATATTTCCGGTTTGCGCCGGCGGGTGCGGTTCTCCGAGCTGGTGCCAGAGGTGGCGCTAAGCCCATCGAGACGGGCCTAGAGCTCGCCACTCTATTCGAAGCCGAGACACCCGGGCTTTGGCATCGGCATGTGCTGAATGTGCTGTTTGACCCACGCGACCCGACTGGGCCAGCGTCTCTGTCACCTCCACGGCAAGCGTTGGTTTGGGCTGCTCTTGACCTCGCCATTTCCAACGCACTGATCGCGGCGTGGTACTACAAATGGCTGCGCGGCGACGAGGAGCAACGGATTAAATATCGTCCACGGCCCTACGAGCTCGACCATAGCTTCGACGTTTTGTTCTCGTCACGGCCGATGTTCAACGCAGACGGCTTTTTCGTAGATCGTGATCCCGCCGTACCGCGTGATTTGCCAAACCCTTCGCCGGGTACCCCGCGCCACCCTGCTTACCCGTCGGGGCACAGCACCTATTCAGCAGCAGCAAGCGAGGTTCTGGCATGCCTCTTCCCAGACTTTAGAGACGACTTCGAAAAACTTGCGAACAATATTGGGTGGGCACGATTGTGGGGCGGCGTGCATTGGCTTTCGGATCACACATTCGGGCAGCAGGTCGGGCTTGCAGTGGCCCGCTTGATCATCGAGCAGTTGAACGCAACGGGCATCGGTGAGAGGTCAAGCGCACCTCTAAATCCTCCTACACCAGATACCGTGGAGCGTGACGCTTCCGCGTTCGCGCGTAGCTGCGATTCGGCCATCAGCGAGTTCCGTAATGGTGTTTGGCGGCGCGATCAGGTTCATTCCATCCAAAACTTGGTGTAA
- a CDS encoding SOS response-associated peptidase family protein, whose product MSAKQEELALRFGIDPAIVMPEPTPLPPPELFPDRIGWMVREEVGQRVLDTAAWGFPTKVRGASGKMLDKKVTNVRNLSSPFWRSSLEDPAKRCLVPVTDFCEWEGEKGSKLARWFSVPSRPIFSFAGVWRPTETGKAFAFLTCGYEGDPSTHIVGRVHPKACPVILHEEDEDRWLRRETDDVCSLAAAFPSQLMCVT is encoded by the coding sequence ATGAGCGCGAAGCAGGAGGAGCTTGCCCTGCGGTTCGGCATCGATCCCGCGATAGTCATGCCTGAGCCGACGCCGCTCCCGCCGCCCGAGCTCTTCCCCGATCGCATCGGGTGGATGGTTCGGGAGGAAGTTGGGCAGCGCGTGCTCGACACCGCGGCATGGGGCTTTCCGACCAAAGTCCGCGGTGCAAGCGGCAAGATGCTGGACAAGAAGGTCACCAACGTTCGCAACCTCTCGAGCCCGTTCTGGCGATCGTCGCTCGAGGACCCGGCAAAGCGCTGCCTGGTGCCGGTGACGGACTTCTGTGAGTGGGAGGGCGAGAAAGGCTCGAAGCTGGCGCGCTGGTTCTCGGTGCCCTCGCGGCCGATCTTCTCTTTTGCGGGCGTATGGCGACCAACCGAGACAGGCAAGGCGTTTGCATTCCTCACCTGTGGTTACGAGGGCGATCCCTCGACGCACATCGTCGGCCGGGTTCACCCCAAGGCTTGCCCAGTCATCCTGCATGAGGAGGATGAGGATCGTTGGCTCCGGAGAGAGACAGATGATGTCTGCTCGCTCGCCGCGGCCTTCCCCTCGCAGCTGATGTGCGTGACTTAG
- a CDS encoding RHS repeat-associated core domain-containing protein: protein MTTTRRAGALSCALLATTMLADPSYAQTNLPTFRHLDSNGVDVVGGDFVTSFKEGSIGTGQAELALLRMVGSIGSYSQRGTSQWDNIRLEKSSSGIRVVLGTRVDKFPGAEARGAVLIGGDASYAYRTSDGSVINFGDPSGGDTPISNFCNDSEQSNCMLIPTSIRSPDGITVNLEYEFWSLCIPSDILDVPPDCTYTPRITRVANSFGYSIEFSYEGAASGSGNPPTSFYRRTGAKFYNNVVGSSALASVTYTYPQSGGTDITDTGSNVWHVTNGPNYAIRRPGAAQDTLSATVGNAGQVSSVTNSGVTTTYARTVSGNTATMNISNVVNGNTLVQTVVSDLVTGRPTAVYFPRLANEPAKPGIGYSYDSAGRVERITQPEGNYTQFTYDARGNITQTQRVTKPGWTALPVVTSATYEPNCTNPVTCNQPLTTTDARGQTTSYTYDPTHGGVTSVTLQAPVANAPRPQTRYIYQLTNGEYQLQSVRACQTQQAALNGVAAQCAGTTDETRTDYTYDANGNVTSVTSGDGPLTASLTSVTTTTFDPIGNVQTVNGPLPGNVDVTRYFYNGARQVVGSVSPDPDGAGSMAYRAVRNTYTNGLPTRVEVGTAYGQEPSHFVNMISLESADTVYDANGRPVVQTSSVGSTVVSRTETKYDALGRPACTAFRMNPARFGLATDVCLPDSNIGPYGPDRVDVVVYDAASRVIEQWSAGGVAGVQTLDAKTTYTDNGLVRSITDGENNATIYDYDGHSRLFRTYYPMAAKGSNAGNAIDYEQLDYESVAGGTRSSDLVASKRLRDSKWIYFNYDSLGRVKGKSFSNLAPLETNITYTYDNLGRLKTASDGLGQTRTFGYDALGRKTSQQDGTTPAITFAYYANGARKSMRWPDLCIGYDYLNTGEALTISEVNCTTGVTQELARYDYDALGRRKSITRGNFTTTGYVYGNGNLQTLAQNMAGTAADLTLSFSYNPAGQIVGNTRSNDLYSWAGATNQTVETNGLNQYTKVNGTALTYDWKGNLTSDGVKTYQYTTESRLAKAGTETIGYDPLGNLSSIGGKLFSYDGVDLIAERTNVAGTPIERRYVFGPGTDEPIVWYEGAGTSDRRYLHADERGSVIAWSDGAGTVQQINRYDEYGIPDPNNRGRFGYTGQVWLPEIGMYNFKARIYSPTIGRFLQTDPIGYEDGLNAYSYVRGDPVNLTDPTGTQCTGSHIEANCEGGSGIARHLSVSSPLAWGGGGGGWGGGAGGSYCLKFCNNPPSGLAGPGGAITIYAPPVIVWQSSFVGGPTPGTTRRFPTQIPLPWDPTLQSGNYAPSSSELSSVRQVFAIVRDQLKSAFPNQNKAVFLKPYENRGPHAFLPRPTGRYYEAVVPTPGDPTKGDRRIVVDSGNFGVVWYTPSHYSWFMPIIVVPPAH from the coding sequence ATGACGACGACCCGTCGGGCCGGCGCGCTTTCGTGCGCCCTTCTTGCCACTACGATGCTCGCGGACCCCTCTTACGCTCAGACGAATTTGCCGACGTTCAGACACCTCGACTCCAATGGCGTGGACGTCGTTGGAGGAGACTTCGTCACGAGCTTCAAGGAAGGCTCAATCGGGACAGGGCAAGCTGAGCTTGCGCTTCTACGGATGGTAGGAAGTATTGGCTCATACAGCCAGCGGGGAACTAGTCAGTGGGACAACATCCGACTTGAAAAGAGCAGTTCTGGCATTCGGGTTGTTCTTGGCACTCGGGTTGATAAGTTCCCAGGAGCTGAGGCGCGCGGAGCAGTTCTTATCGGCGGCGATGCGTCTTACGCATATCGCACCTCGGACGGCAGTGTCATTAACTTCGGAGATCCAAGCGGCGGCGATACCCCCATAAGCAACTTCTGCAATGATTCCGAGCAGAGTAATTGCATGTTGATACCAACCAGTATCAGGTCACCAGATGGCATTACTGTAAATCTGGAATATGAATTCTGGTCGCTGTGTATTCCTTCTGATATTCTGGATGTGCCGCCAGACTGTACGTATACGCCACGCATTACTAGAGTAGCCAACAGCTTTGGTTACTCTATAGAATTCAGTTATGAAGGGGCCGCAAGCGGAAGCGGCAATCCGCCTACGAGCTTCTATCGCCGTACAGGAGCGAAGTTCTACAACAATGTGGTCGGTTCCTCGGCTCTAGCCAGCGTCACCTACACATATCCTCAATCAGGCGGCACGGACATCACGGACACGGGCAGTAACGTCTGGCACGTAACCAACGGCCCGAATTATGCGATACGACGCCCCGGCGCTGCCCAGGACACGCTCTCCGCGACGGTCGGCAATGCTGGGCAAGTGAGCTCAGTGACGAACTCAGGGGTGACGACCACCTACGCGCGAACGGTCTCCGGCAACACCGCTACGATGAACATCTCCAACGTCGTGAACGGCAATACCCTCGTTCAGACTGTCGTTTCTGATCTCGTGACGGGTCGTCCAACCGCTGTATACTTCCCTAGGCTTGCCAACGAGCCGGCGAAACCGGGGATCGGCTATTCCTACGACAGCGCGGGGCGCGTTGAGCGCATCACCCAGCCCGAGGGTAATTACACCCAGTTCACTTACGATGCCCGCGGCAATATCACGCAAACGCAACGCGTCACCAAGCCAGGATGGACCGCTCTTCCGGTCGTCACCTCGGCGACGTATGAGCCGAATTGCACGAATCCTGTCACCTGCAACCAGCCCCTCACCACCACGGATGCCAGGGGCCAAACGACGAGCTATACCTATGACCCGACGCACGGCGGTGTGACGTCCGTCACCCTGCAAGCGCCGGTCGCGAACGCGCCGCGTCCGCAGACGCGTTACATCTACCAACTCACCAACGGAGAATACCAACTCCAGTCGGTCCGCGCCTGCCAGACCCAGCAAGCGGCATTGAACGGGGTGGCGGCGCAGTGCGCCGGTACCACTGACGAGACCCGCACGGATTACACCTACGATGCGAACGGAAACGTCACGAGCGTGACCAGCGGGGATGGGCCGCTCACCGCTAGTTTAACGTCAGTGACCACCACGACATTCGACCCGATCGGCAACGTGCAGACGGTTAATGGACCTCTACCGGGGAACGTGGACGTGACCCGCTATTTCTACAATGGCGCGCGCCAGGTAGTGGGCTCGGTGTCACCCGATCCGGACGGCGCTGGATCCATGGCCTACAGGGCAGTCCGCAACACGTACACGAATGGTCTTCCTACAAGGGTCGAAGTCGGCACGGCCTATGGTCAGGAGCCGTCACATTTCGTCAACATGATCTCGCTCGAGAGCGCGGACACCGTGTACGACGCGAATGGGCGTCCGGTCGTCCAGACGTCGAGCGTCGGCTCGACAGTCGTTTCCCGCACGGAGACGAAATATGACGCTCTGGGACGTCCGGCATGCACAGCGTTTCGCATGAACCCGGCACGTTTTGGCCTCGCCACGGACGTCTGCTTGCCTGATTCTAACATTGGCCCGTACGGGCCTGACCGCGTTGACGTGGTGGTCTATGATGCAGCGAGCCGGGTGATCGAGCAATGGAGTGCCGGCGGCGTCGCTGGCGTGCAAACCCTCGATGCCAAAACGACGTACACCGACAACGGCCTCGTCAGAAGCATAACCGACGGCGAAAACAATGCGACCATCTATGATTACGACGGTCACAGTCGCCTTTTCCGCACCTATTATCCCATGGCAGCCAAGGGATCGAACGCCGGCAATGCGATCGACTATGAGCAGCTCGATTACGAAAGCGTCGCCGGAGGAACGCGTTCGTCTGACCTCGTCGCCAGCAAGCGCTTGCGCGACAGCAAATGGATCTATTTCAACTACGACAGCCTCGGCAGGGTCAAGGGGAAGAGCTTCTCAAATCTGGCCCCGCTCGAAACGAACATCACCTACACGTACGACAATCTCGGGCGGCTCAAGACGGCGTCGGATGGCCTCGGGCAAACGCGAACATTCGGATATGATGCACTCGGCCGCAAGACCAGCCAGCAGGATGGGACGACTCCCGCGATTACCTTCGCTTATTATGCGAACGGCGCACGCAAGAGCATGCGCTGGCCCGACTTGTGCATCGGCTACGATTATCTGAACACGGGCGAAGCGCTGACGATCAGCGAGGTCAATTGCACGACCGGAGTTACGCAGGAGCTGGCCCGTTACGATTATGACGCATTGGGCCGTCGCAAAAGCATCACGCGTGGGAATTTCACCACGACCGGTTATGTCTATGGAAATGGGAATCTCCAGACGCTCGCTCAGAACATGGCGGGTACCGCTGCGGATCTAACGCTTAGTTTCAGCTACAATCCGGCAGGGCAAATCGTTGGCAACACCCGCTCGAACGATCTCTATTCCTGGGCCGGGGCCACGAACCAGACGGTCGAGACGAACGGCCTCAACCAATATACGAAGGTCAACGGAACGGCGCTCACCTACGATTGGAAGGGCAACCTCACCTCCGACGGGGTGAAGACGTACCAATATACCACCGAGAGCCGCCTCGCCAAGGCCGGCACCGAGACGATCGGTTATGACCCGCTTGGCAATCTCTCCTCCATCGGCGGCAAGCTGTTCAGCTACGATGGCGTTGATCTCATTGCCGAGCGCACGAACGTTGCCGGCACGCCCATCGAGCGTCGATACGTGTTCGGCCCTGGTACCGACGAGCCGATCGTCTGGTACGAAGGAGCCGGCACAAGCGATCGACGCTATTTGCATGCAGACGAGCGCGGATCGGTCATCGCTTGGAGCGATGGAGCGGGTACGGTGCAGCAAATCAACAGATACGATGAGTACGGCATTCCAGACCCGAACAATCGTGGGCGTTTCGGCTACACGGGCCAAGTGTGGCTACCCGAGATCGGAATGTACAATTTCAAGGCACGCATCTACTCACCCACGATCGGCAGGTTCCTGCAGACGGATCCAATCGGGTATGAAGATGGACTAAATGCGTACAGCTACGTACGAGGAGATCCAGTCAATCTCACGGATCCGACTGGAACTCAATGTACGGGGTCTCACATTGAAGCAAACTGTGAAGGCGGGAGCGGTATTGCTAGACATCTCAGCGTATCATCGCCACTGGCGTGGGGAGGCGGCGGAGGCGGATGGGGCGGCGGTGCGGGTGGGTCGTATTGCCTCAAGTTCTGCAACAATCCCCCGTCCGGATTAGCTGGGCCCGGCGGTGCCATAACAATCTATGCGCCTCCAGTAATCGTATGGCAAAGCAGCTTTGTTGGAGGTCCTACTCCGGGCACGACCAGACGCTTCCCAACGCAAATCCCCCTCCCATGGGATCCCACATTGCAATCTGGAAACTATGCTCCATCGTCCTCTGAGCTATCGTCGGTGAGGCAAGTTTTCGCCATCGTGAGAGACCAGCTCAAGTCTGCGTTCCCCAATCAGAATAAGGCGGTCTTCTTGAAGCCCTATGAAAATAGGGGGCCGCACGCGTTTCTTCCTCGGCCGACGGGAAGATACTACGAGGCTGTCGTTCCTACGCCGGGCGATCCCACGAAAGGGGACAGGAGGATTGTTGTTGACTCGGGAAATTTCGGGGTGGTTTGGTACACACCATCTCACTATTCATGGTTCATGCCGATCATAGTCGTACCACCGGCGCACTGA
- a CDS encoding HNH endonuclease, with protein MKREVRRSCGFGCVVCGMPIFHYDHIVEFAEGGEHAVENLALLCPNHHQDKTSGRLSRNSVAARRANPHNLRRGMTPGYALARGEAIETHLGNLIVKDGEGGEDFHVLSINGNSFLTVHHEEGGVTFSARLTDDEGRTLLRVDHGSLSVSTQVWDYRYEGTRLSIRTEAGRIALEADFTDELVRFARGLFIDRNETGLRVRPNGSLVMVLDRLEVGSIQGGRMGRYPKGALAVVRESLFSFPLHPDGYAFARIIPQHAERQLQRMKGKLTREKRGSSEPA; from the coding sequence GTGAAGCGCGAAGTCCGCCGGAGCTGCGGGTTCGGCTGCGTCGTATGCGGCATGCCCATCTTCCACTACGACCACATTGTGGAGTTTGCAGAGGGAGGAGAGCACGCGGTCGAAAATCTGGCGCTTCTTTGCCCCAATCACCACCAAGACAAGACCTCCGGGCGTCTCAGCAGAAATTCCGTAGCGGCCCGGCGAGCCAACCCGCACAACCTCCGCCGCGGGATGACGCCCGGTTACGCCCTCGCGCGTGGGGAAGCCATTGAGACCCATCTGGGAAATCTGATAGTTAAAGACGGCGAGGGCGGGGAAGACTTTCACGTGCTCTCGATTAATGGGAACAGCTTCCTAACTGTGCATCATGAGGAGGGGGGAGTGACGTTCTCAGCCCGCCTAACCGACGACGAGGGTCGAACCCTGCTCCGGGTTGATCACGGTTCTTTGTCAGTCTCAACACAGGTTTGGGATTACCGGTACGAAGGGACGCGCCTGAGCATCCGAACGGAAGCGGGCAGGATCGCGCTTGAAGCCGACTTTACAGACGAACTCGTTAGGTTCGCTCGTGGCCTCTTCATCGACAGAAACGAGACCGGCCTACGAGTTCGCCCGAACGGTTCACTTGTGATGGTATTGGATCGCCTAGAAGTCGGATCGATTCAGGGCGGGCGAATGGGGCGGTATCCGAAAGGCGCGCTCGCCGTGGTTCGGGAGAGCCTATTTAGCTTCCCCCTGCATCCCGATGGATACGCGTTCGCTCGGATTATCCCTCAACACGCGGAGCGGCAGTTACAGAGAATGAAGGGCAAGCTAACCCGCGAGAAGAGAGGCTCGAGCGAGCCCGCATGA
- a CDS encoding DUF1134 domain-containing protein, with protein MFKTHLLTLAAAAAFALGGAGAAGAQITNVDPNSAAESQPAPSGEWAPVDAGDTGETGDSATATTTTATPETYDSQSGSASQRASAASRGDTVPRKDVFTAAEGVFGKGAEGLADMIEKLLKDQGEPSAYITGREAGGAFVAGVRYGSGTLHHQVEGDRPIFWTGPSIGFDFGADASKVFVLVYNLHDGERIFRRYPAAEGNAYVVGGFTASYLRRGDVVLIPVRLGVGARLGVNAGYMRFSQKNRWLPF; from the coding sequence ATGTTCAAGACTCATCTTTTGACGCTCGCCGCTGCGGCGGCGTTCGCGCTCGGGGGCGCCGGTGCCGCCGGCGCCCAGATCACCAATGTCGACCCCAACAGCGCCGCCGAATCGCAGCCGGCGCCATCGGGGGAATGGGCGCCGGTCGATGCCGGCGACACTGGCGAGACCGGGGACTCGGCGACCGCCACCACCACCACGGCGACACCCGAGACCTATGACAGCCAGAGCGGGAGCGCGAGCCAGCGCGCGAGCGCGGCTTCGCGCGGCGACACCGTGCCGCGCAAGGACGTGTTCACCGCGGCCGAAGGCGTGTTCGGCAAGGGCGCCGAGGGCCTTGCCGACATGATCGAGAAATTGCTCAAGGACCAGGGCGAACCGAGCGCCTATATCACCGGCCGTGAGGCCGGCGGCGCCTTCGTCGCCGGGGTCCGCTACGGCTCGGGCACGCTCCATCATCAGGTCGAGGGCGACCGGCCGATCTTCTGGACCGGCCCGTCGATCGGCTTCGATTTCGGCGCCGACGCCAGCAAGGTGTTCGTGCTCGTCTACAACCTTCACGACGGCGAACGGATCTTCCGTCGCTACCCGGCGGCCGAGGGCAATGCCTATGTCGTCGGCGGATTCACGGCGAGCTACCTGCGCCGCGGCGACGTCGTGCTGATCCCGGTGCGCCTGGGCGTCGGCGCCCGGCTCGGCGTCAATGCCGGCTACATGCGCTTCAGCCAGAAGAATCGCTGGCTGCCCTTCTAA